A genomic stretch from Algoriphagus halophilus includes:
- a CDS encoding M1 family metallopeptidase, with the protein MHKRHLLSPLFTKARLFLVFIFLLTIEVEAQIFRSPQEFTHQDTLRGSNTKDRAWWNLEQYHLDIKVDPESKTIKGSNTVTYQVISESKKLQIELQEPMILSRAIQNGDELEFEKDGYSYLITLQDPQNIGESYQVELQFEGSPVIAVRPPWDGGLTWSQDSNGLPFIANSNQGIGASIWWPNKDYPADEPDNGVLISVEVPENLMDVSNGRLINTEHNKKAKTKTYHWEVKNPINNYGVNINIGDYVHFSEKYEGEKGILDMDYYVLRENLEKAKSQFKDATKMMEAFEHWFGPYPFYEDSYKLVETPYLGMEHQSSVTYGNNYANGYLGRDLSGTGWGLKFDFIIIHESGHEWFANNITYKDVADMWIHESFTAYSENLFLDYYYGKEASRDYVLGTRKNINNDNPIIGPYGVNQEGSGDMYYKGANMLHTIRQLVNDDEKWREILRGLNKEFYHQTVTTEQVETYISTQSNINLSSVFDQYLRDVRIPIFSYYIEGNKLNFRWENSLMTFDMPVKIKLGTGKELWLKPTTRWASLELDTGVERLSVDPNFYVGMMNISGK; encoded by the coding sequence ATGCACAAACGTCACCTACTCTCCCCCCTTTTCACAAAAGCGCGGTTATTTCTAGTGTTCATTTTTTTATTAACAATTGAAGTAGAAGCTCAAATTTTTAGGTCTCCCCAAGAATTCACACATCAAGACACGCTACGAGGAAGCAATACCAAAGACCGCGCTTGGTGGAATTTGGAACAATATCATTTGGACATCAAAGTTGATCCCGAATCCAAGACGATCAAAGGTTCCAATACAGTCACCTATCAGGTCATTTCCGAATCCAAAAAGCTTCAAATTGAGCTTCAAGAGCCTATGATCTTGTCAAGAGCCATTCAAAATGGAGATGAATTGGAATTTGAAAAAGATGGTTATTCTTATTTGATCACTCTGCAAGATCCTCAGAACATCGGTGAAAGCTACCAAGTAGAACTTCAATTTGAAGGTTCTCCGGTCATTGCAGTAAGGCCTCCTTGGGATGGGGGTTTGACTTGGAGTCAGGACAGTAATGGACTTCCATTTATTGCAAATTCAAATCAAGGAATCGGGGCTAGTATTTGGTGGCCCAATAAAGACTACCCGGCAGATGAACCGGATAATGGAGTATTGATCTCAGTGGAAGTGCCAGAGAATTTAATGGATGTTTCCAATGGGAGATTGATCAACACCGAGCATAATAAAAAGGCTAAAACCAAAACTTACCATTGGGAAGTAAAAAATCCGATCAACAATTACGGGGTCAATATAAACATTGGAGACTATGTCCATTTTTCTGAAAAATACGAAGGGGAGAAAGGCATATTGGATATGGACTATTATGTACTAAGAGAAAACTTAGAAAAAGCGAAAAGTCAATTCAAAGATGCCACAAAAATGATGGAAGCCTTCGAACATTGGTTTGGACCCTACCCTTTTTACGAGGACAGTTACAAATTAGTAGAAACTCCCTACCTGGGGATGGAGCATCAGAGTTCGGTGACTTATGGTAATAATTATGCGAATGGTTATTTAGGAAGGGACCTAAGCGGAACTGGTTGGGGATTGAAATTCGATTTTATCATTATCCATGAATCAGGACATGAGTGGTTTGCCAATAACATCACTTACAAGGATGTTGCGGACATGTGGATTCATGAAAGCTTTACTGCTTACTCTGAAAATCTTTTTCTGGACTATTATTATGGAAAAGAAGCCAGCAGGGATTATGTATTGGGAACCCGTAAAAATATTAATAACGACAACCCCATAATAGGCCCTTATGGTGTCAATCAAGAGGGGTCAGGAGATATGTACTACAAAGGAGCAAATATGCTTCATACCATTAGGCAACTAGTGAATGACGATGAAAAATGGAGGGAGATCCTGAGAGGATTAAATAAAGAGTTTTATCATCAGACCGTTACCACTGAACAGGTAGAAACCTACATTAGCACTCAATCAAATATCAATTTATCATCTGTGTTTGACCAATATTTGAGAGATGTAAGGATTCCAATTTTCAGTTATTACATAGAAGGAAATAAATTGAATTTCAGATGGGAGAATTCCTTAATGACTTTTGATATGCCTGTCAAAATAAAATTGGGAACAGGTAAAGAACTTTGGCTAAAACCCACTACCCGATGGGCAAGTTTAGAATTGGATACTGGTGTTGAAAGATTGTCTGTTGATCCGAATTTTTATGTTGGAATGATGAATATTTCTGGTAAATAA
- a CDS encoding acyl-CoA synthetase: MLQLFEKAKQTPHKTAIVAGGNHYSYQTLLEKSEQISSFLLGEGQDLSQERVAFMVAPGFDYVAVQWGIWRAGGIAVPLCISYPFPSLQYVIEDTQSKFLIVGPEYESILQPYRNHSETKFIALGEMQNRKEKPLPEIGKNRGAMILYTSGTTSLPKGVLTTHANLESQISTLVKAWAWSSEDYILELLPLHHVHGIINVLCCALWSGATVEFLNPFDAKQVFEIFEGGKLNVFMAVPTIYYKLISAFESYSPERQAELKKCMESFRLMISGSAALPVSVMEKWKEISGHYLLERYGMTEIGMAVSNPYDGERRAGHIGQPLSGVELCLLDEEGKLVNPGEPGEIHIKGPSVFKEYWGKPEATQKSFTSDGWFKTGDIAVLDDGYYRILGRDSIDIIKSGGYKISALEIEEVLRKHPSIKDCGVIGIPNEEWGELVVAALVTSEKIDLEQLSTWMRERMPAYKTPRRYLVLEELPRNAMGKVTKNELKKLF; the protein is encoded by the coding sequence ATGCTTCAACTGTTTGAAAAAGCAAAACAAACTCCCCATAAAACAGCCATTGTAGCAGGGGGAAATCACTATTCCTATCAAACTTTATTAGAAAAGAGCGAGCAGATTTCCAGCTTTTTATTGGGTGAAGGGCAAGATCTTAGTCAAGAACGGGTTGCTTTTATGGTGGCTCCCGGATTTGATTACGTGGCTGTCCAATGGGGAATCTGGAGAGCCGGGGGTATTGCAGTTCCGCTATGCATCAGCTATCCTTTTCCTTCATTGCAGTACGTGATCGAGGATACGCAATCTAAATTTCTGATCGTAGGGCCTGAATATGAGTCCATCCTTCAACCCTACCGAAATCATTCAGAAACCAAATTCATAGCCTTGGGAGAAATGCAGAATAGGAAGGAAAAGCCTCTTCCCGAAATTGGGAAAAATCGGGGGGCAATGATTCTCTATACTTCCGGCACCACCTCTCTGCCCAAAGGGGTCTTAACCACCCATGCCAACTTGGAATCTCAAATCAGCACCCTGGTGAAGGCTTGGGCTTGGTCTTCGGAAGATTACATTTTGGAGCTTTTACCCCTTCACCATGTTCATGGAATCATCAATGTGCTATGCTGCGCCCTTTGGTCCGGAGCTACTGTTGAGTTTTTAAATCCATTTGATGCCAAACAGGTTTTTGAAATTTTCGAAGGGGGCAAACTCAATGTCTTCATGGCCGTCCCCACCATTTATTATAAACTCATTTCAGCATTTGAAAGCTATAGTCCCGAACGGCAAGCCGAATTAAAAAAATGCATGGAATCCTTCCGTTTGATGATTTCCGGTTCTGCTGCTTTGCCGGTAAGCGTCATGGAAAAATGGAAAGAGATTTCTGGGCATTATTTATTGGAGCGCTATGGCATGACAGAAATCGGAATGGCAGTCAGCAATCCCTATGATGGAGAACGAAGGGCAGGCCATATCGGTCAGCCTTTATCGGGAGTAGAACTCTGCCTATTAGATGAAGAAGGAAAACTGGTCAATCCGGGTGAACCAGGAGAAATTCACATCAAGGGTCCTTCTGTATTCAAAGAATATTGGGGCAAACCTGAGGCAACCCAAAAAAGCTTTACTTCGGATGGTTGGTTCAAGACCGGAGACATCGCAGTACTGGATGATGGGTATTACCGAATCCTGGGTAGAGACTCTATCGACATCATAAAATCCGGAGGATACAAAATTTCTGCCCTAGAAATTGAAGAAGTATTGAGAAAACATCCCTCCATAAAGGACTGTGGAGTGATCGGGATTCCCAATGAGGAATGGGGCGAATTGGTCGTTGCTGCTTTAGTTACTTCTGAAAAAATTGACCTGGAACAATTATCAACTTGGATGAGGGAACGAATGCCAGCCTATAAAACACCAAGGAGATACCTGGTCCTGGAAGAACTTCCAAGAAATGCCATGGGCAAAGTGACTAAAAATGAATTGAAGAAATTATTCTAA
- a CDS encoding malonate transporter subunit MadL, producing the protein MIIYGLAILSFSFVVGQWLGELLGKLMGINSNVGGVGFAMLILMLLKEVFERKGWWKDEMILGIDFWNKMYIPVVIAMAASLNVKSAISSGNLAILVGILPVVLGFAFFPFLMKAFKQ; encoded by the coding sequence ATGATCATTTACGGACTTGCCATTCTTTCATTTTCATTTGTTGTCGGACAATGGTTAGGGGAACTCCTCGGAAAATTAATGGGGATTAATTCCAATGTTGGTGGGGTTGGTTTTGCCATGTTGATTCTGATGCTATTAAAAGAGGTTTTTGAACGAAAGGGTTGGTGGAAAGATGAAATGATTTTAGGAATAGATTTCTGGAATAAAATGTACATCCCGGTAGTCATAGCGATGGCCGCCAGCCTAAATGTTAAATCTGCGATTTCCAGTGGTAACCTGGCCATTTTAGTAGGAATCCTTCCTGTAGTTTTAGGTTTTGCCTTTTTCCCTTTTTTGATGAAAGCATTCAAGCAATAA
- the madM gene encoding malonate transporter subunit MadM produces MEELLKVIDKNALIFGFLMVGILAFFSDQFSKKVLRSRIPGSAIAIFLGLVLGYVGGVFSDGSKGISDMELFKGVGILGGSMFRDFAIVATAMGASFLLVKKSGVLGLVSLLFGILIFFVSGVAIAWIWGYRDAVSLCTIGAGACTYIVGPVTGAALGASSEVIALSIAAGVVKTIAVTVFTPVLAKKIGLDSPGSAMAYGGIMGTSSGVAAGLAATDPKLVPYGAVTATFYTGVGCLLCPSLFYYILTLFS; encoded by the coding sequence ATGGAGGAGCTTTTAAAAGTAATAGACAAAAACGCGTTGATCTTTGGTTTCTTAATGGTCGGAATCCTGGCTTTCTTTTCGGACCAATTTTCTAAGAAAGTCCTCCGCTCAAGAATCCCAGGTTCTGCAATAGCCATATTTTTAGGCTTGGTCCTAGGCTATGTAGGCGGGGTGTTTTCCGATGGATCCAAAGGCATTTCTGACATGGAACTTTTCAAGGGTGTCGGGATTTTGGGAGGCTCCATGTTTCGTGATTTTGCAATTGTTGCCACAGCCATGGGAGCAAGTTTCCTTTTGGTAAAAAAATCAGGGGTTCTGGGCTTGGTTTCTTTGCTTTTCGGTATACTGATCTTTTTTGTATCCGGAGTAGCTATCGCTTGGATTTGGGGTTACAGAGATGCCGTCAGTTTGTGCACCATAGGTGCAGGGGCCTGCACCTACATTGTAGGGCCTGTGACTGGAGCAGCATTGGGAGCAAGTTCAGAGGTGATCGCCCTGAGTATTGCAGCTGGAGTGGTAAAAACGATCGCAGTAACTGTTTTTACCCCCGTATTGGCCAAAAAAATAGGGCTGGATTCTCCAGGTTCAGCGATGGCCTATGGTGGGATCATGGGTACTTCCAGTGGGGTGGCTGCTGGACTTGCAGCAACTGATCCGAAATTAGTGCCTTATGGAGCCGTTACAGCTACCTTCTATACAGGGGTAGGTTGCTTACTTTGCCCTTCTCTATTTTATTATATCCTTACACTGTTCAGTTAA
- a CDS encoding TonB-dependent receptor domain-containing protein has product MSRLGLPSFIVFLNLLFCSFISNAQSGISGIVHDAKTNIPLEFSSISVYSVPDSSLINGSISDAGGLFELDKLKPGPYFLKVSFIGYHTKELPVFELAKNEKRNFGIISLDPDETTLEGIEVQGQKLSTNFQLEKQSYAADNFQAAQGGTASDILKNLPGVAIDAMGTITIRGTSGFVVMLNGKPIQSDPISFLSQLPANSIEKIDWISSPSAQYDSEGKAGMINVITKSGTADGLYVQFNSRLGFPPIENYGNAERAKRYGADFNLNYLKGKWDISLGASYQRNDIAGRRVGDVYTISGDTTTRFPSQGERSIDEKNYSGRFTIGFNPNPVNSFSLGFYGAVRDKLRTADILYDDNHATVNGERIYTFQYFNANDQSRRGDVALGSLDYAHTFGNESKISSSILYEYSMLGGPTSNLNLDYPDLSKVYQEDYNTNDNPLHGVRVNVDYSFKPLNLGQLLAGYQFRSLDHTGDFLYERKNIETGEFEVIPEFSSTVNLTRAIHAGYVQLDKKTEKYSYGFGVRVEHMDRSFDLEDQAGIIDTVYQYDFIRPFFSGNIGIPLSESVQVKANFSQRVERTTTFKMNPFPEREHSETLEQGDPNLLPEFINQVELGIVKTWDANSFYATAYHSRVKNLVNRVNTVYNDSILNRIYSNVGTGKSTGVDLGTELFPTEWWKLFAGLNLYYYTIEGSFDNKPVNTSSWVHSFSINTTFTLQKNWSIQGNLNYLSKRVTAQGIDSRFYLPSMNIKKSWLDNRLSANLIWQNIDMGLLKTNEQRITTFRPGEFYTTTNYIQEVDMLILNLSYTLNRSKNKAKFVKSEFGEKEF; this is encoded by the coding sequence ATGTCAAGATTAGGCCTCCCCAGTTTCATAGTATTTCTGAACCTGCTTTTTTGCTCATTCATCTCCAATGCCCAGTCCGGTATTTCTGGAATTGTCCACGATGCAAAAACCAATATTCCTTTAGAGTTTAGTAGTATTTCAGTTTATTCAGTTCCCGATAGTAGTTTGATCAATGGGAGTATTTCTGATGCCGGGGGATTGTTCGAACTGGATAAACTCAAACCTGGACCCTATTTTTTAAAAGTCAGCTTTATCGGGTACCATACCAAAGAATTACCTGTTTTTGAACTGGCCAAAAATGAAAAAAGAAATTTTGGAATCATTAGCTTGGATCCAGATGAAACCACCTTGGAAGGAATCGAAGTTCAAGGGCAAAAACTCAGCACCAATTTCCAACTGGAGAAGCAGAGTTATGCTGCCGATAATTTTCAAGCGGCGCAAGGGGGAACCGCCAGTGATATTTTAAAAAACTTACCGGGAGTAGCCATCGACGCGATGGGTACAATTACCATCCGGGGAACAAGCGGTTTTGTAGTCATGCTCAACGGAAAACCCATCCAATCAGATCCTATTTCTTTTTTGAGCCAATTGCCTGCGAATAGTATTGAAAAAATAGACTGGATTTCCTCACCTTCTGCTCAGTATGATTCGGAAGGCAAAGCTGGAATGATCAATGTCATTACCAAATCGGGGACTGCAGATGGTCTTTATGTCCAATTCAATTCCAGGTTAGGTTTTCCTCCCATAGAAAATTATGGCAATGCGGAGCGGGCAAAAAGATATGGAGCAGATTTCAATTTGAATTACCTCAAAGGAAAATGGGACATTTCTTTGGGAGCCAGCTATCAAAGAAATGACATTGCCGGAAGGCGTGTAGGAGATGTATATACTATTTCAGGGGATACCACTACCAGATTCCCTTCCCAAGGAGAAAGAAGTATTGATGAAAAAAATTATTCTGGGAGGTTTACCATCGGATTCAATCCTAACCCCGTGAATAGTTTCTCACTCGGGTTTTATGGGGCGGTCAGAGACAAGCTCCGGACTGCAGACATTTTATATGATGACAATCATGCTACAGTCAATGGTGAAAGGATTTACACGTTCCAATATTTCAATGCCAATGATCAAAGCCGACGGGGAGATGTGGCTTTGGGCAGCTTGGATTATGCCCATACTTTCGGAAATGAATCCAAAATCAGTAGTTCAATCCTCTATGAATATAGTATGTTGGGAGGTCCTACAAGTAACTTGAACCTGGATTATCCCGACCTCAGTAAGGTGTACCAAGAAGATTACAACACCAATGACAACCCACTTCATGGGGTGAGAGTCAATGTTGATTACAGTTTTAAACCATTGAATTTGGGACAGTTATTAGCGGGATACCAATTCAGAAGTCTGGACCATACCGGTGATTTTCTCTACGAAAGAAAAAATATTGAAACTGGTGAATTTGAGGTAATCCCTGAATTTTCCAGTACTGTGAATCTTACTAGAGCAATTCATGCAGGATATGTACAGTTGGATAAAAAAACAGAAAAATACAGTTATGGATTCGGGGTCCGGGTAGAACATATGGATAGATCTTTTGATTTGGAGGATCAAGCAGGAATCATCGATACTGTTTATCAATATGATTTTATCAGACCTTTTTTCAGTGGGAACATAGGGATTCCATTGAGTGAAAGTGTACAAGTCAAAGCAAATTTCAGCCAACGGGTAGAAAGAACCACCACCTTCAAAATGAATCCCTTTCCGGAAAGAGAGCATAGCGAAACACTGGAACAAGGAGATCCTAATTTACTTCCTGAGTTCATCAATCAGGTAGAATTGGGGATTGTAAAAACCTGGGATGCCAATAGTTTTTATGCTACAGCCTATCATTCTCGAGTAAAGAACCTGGTAAATCGGGTAAATACAGTCTACAATGACAGTATTTTGAATCGAATTTACTCCAATGTGGGAACCGGAAAATCTACTGGAGTTGACTTGGGAACCGAACTTTTTCCCACTGAATGGTGGAAACTCTTTGCTGGATTGAACCTGTACTATTATACCATCGAGGGTAGTTTTGATAACAAACCGGTCAATACCAGCAGTTGGGTTCATTCCTTTTCCATCAATACAACGTTTACACTTCAGAAAAACTGGAGTATTCAAGGGAACCTTAATTACCTATCCAAAAGAGTCACTGCCCAAGGAATAGACTCTAGATTCTACTTACCAAGCATGAACATCAAGAAGTCTTGGCTGGATAACCGCTTATCTGCCAATTTAATCTGGCAAAATATAGATATGGGGCTGCTCAAAACCAATGAACAGCGAATCACCACATTCCGGCCCGGAGAGTTTTATACCACCACCAATTATATACAGGAGGTAGACATGCTGATTTTGAACCTTTCTTACACATTAAACCGTTCCAAAAACAAAGCTAAATTTGTGAAAAGTGAATTCGGAGAAAAGGAATTTTAA
- a CDS encoding helix-turn-helix domain-containing protein: MSSIEIMIKNMVCPRCIEAVKAILDETDIPYQRVDLGKVSLHTPLDPEQELTLSQALTHHGFELLKGEKSAMISKIKSLLIEQIHHSEQKLSTNYSEFLANQLHHEYSYLSRLFSSVEGMTIEKYITRLKTEKIKEFLIYDELTLSEIAFKMDYSSVAYLSTQFKKETGMTPSEFKKSKSSVRKSLDKV; encoded by the coding sequence ATGAGTTCAATAGAGATAATGATCAAAAACATGGTCTGCCCAAGATGTATTGAGGCAGTAAAAGCCATTTTGGATGAAACAGATATTCCCTATCAACGTGTGGATTTAGGAAAAGTATCTCTCCATACACCCCTAGATCCTGAACAGGAACTTACCCTTTCCCAAGCCTTAACCCATCATGGATTTGAATTATTAAAAGGAGAAAAATCAGCGATGATTTCCAAGATAAAATCGCTTTTAATCGAACAAATTCATCATTCGGAACAAAAACTCTCAACAAACTACTCTGAGTTCTTGGCCAATCAGCTCCATCACGAATATTCCTATCTCAGTAGACTTTTTTCTTCGGTGGAAGGAATGACGATTGAGAAATATATTACGAGATTAAAAACAGAAAAAATCAAGGAATTCTTAATCTATGATGAATTAACCTTATCTGAAATCGCCTTTAAAATGGACTATTCCAGCGTCGCCTACCTATCCACTCAATTCAAAAAAGAGACCGGTATGACTCCTTCTGAATTCAAAAAAAGCAAAAGCAGCGTTAGAAAAAGTCTGGACAAAGTTTAA
- a CDS encoding Crp/Fnr family transcriptional regulator, translating to MEFPLAIRTLFTYFNSIHVISPEAEQALYGISFEIETPKNKYLHEIGQTCRTYYFVSDGLARIYYLKDGTDVTEYFAHPNDMIIRAESLFTGRPSKKAIQALENTLFIGIPASKLEDLFDTHPDLERLFRKILEASFVAYVNRMESLQFHTAEERYKQLVKDYPRLLENVSLKHIASYLGITQVSLSRIRSSIR from the coding sequence ATGGAGTTCCCTTTAGCAATCCGAACACTTTTCACGTATTTCAATAGCATCCATGTGATTTCCCCTGAGGCAGAACAGGCCTTATATGGAATATCATTTGAAATTGAAACTCCGAAAAACAAATACCTCCATGAAATCGGTCAAACATGTAGAACCTATTACTTTGTCAGTGATGGCTTGGCTAGAATCTATTATTTGAAGGACGGAACAGATGTGACGGAATATTTTGCCCATCCAAATGACATGATCATTCGGGCAGAAAGTTTATTCACAGGAAGGCCCAGCAAAAAAGCCATTCAAGCCTTGGAAAACACCTTATTCATCGGAATACCTGCTTCAAAACTGGAAGACTTATTTGATACCCACCCTGATTTAGAAAGACTCTTTAGGAAAATTCTGGAAGCTTCCTTTGTGGCCTATGTCAATCGTATGGAAAGCCTGCAATTTCATACTGCCGAAGAGCGCTACAAGCAACTGGTCAAGGACTATCCTCGCCTGTTGGAGAATGTCTCCTTGAAACATATTGCAAGCTACCTAGGCATTACCCAGGTCAGTCTGAGTAGAATCAGATCAAGCATCCGATGA
- a CDS encoding MFS transporter — MSATILGLKHNWKQFTLLVLVNGLVGAMLGMERSIFPQFASETFQIDSNFALLSFITAFGFSKAGTNYITGKFANKVGRKKLLVLGWVIALPVPLMLIFAPSWTFVILANILLGISQGLTWGSTVLMKIDLVGEKERGLAMGMNEFAGYLMLGVSAYFSAYIAENYGVSPYPFYLGIAVAITGLILSLCLVNDTHSFVKKESKTVTKKRIQDVFVQTSFKNPTLSSISQAGLVNNLNDGMVWGLLPVFLISHQLELEKVGIVAAVYPLVWGVGQLFTGKMADHFSKKKMIVFGMLLQGLTLLVLPEFVGYYFQIGLMVLLGLGTALVYPTFMASIAAFTHPMQRAESIGTFRLWRDLGYAIGAIFSGILADQWGIEVSIYFIGILTILSSLIVQLRMKHY, encoded by the coding sequence TTGTCAGCTACAATCCTCGGTCTCAAGCATAACTGGAAACAGTTTACCTTATTGGTACTCGTCAATGGGCTAGTAGGCGCGATGCTGGGTATGGAACGCTCTATTTTTCCTCAGTTTGCCTCCGAAACCTTTCAGATAGATTCTAATTTTGCCCTTCTTTCCTTCATCACCGCATTTGGCTTTTCAAAAGCAGGCACCAACTATATTACCGGAAAATTTGCAAACAAGGTAGGCCGTAAAAAGCTACTCGTCCTCGGTTGGGTCATCGCCCTCCCGGTACCACTGATGTTGATTTTCGCTCCAAGTTGGACATTCGTCATCTTGGCCAACATCCTTTTAGGAATAAGCCAGGGACTTACTTGGGGAAGTACGGTACTGATGAAAATTGACTTGGTGGGAGAAAAAGAACGGGGATTGGCCATGGGTATGAATGAATTTGCGGGCTATTTAATGTTGGGAGTTTCCGCTTATTTCTCAGCGTACATCGCAGAAAACTATGGGGTGAGCCCCTACCCCTTTTACCTAGGGATTGCCGTGGCGATTACTGGATTGATCCTGTCTCTTTGTCTCGTGAATGATACCCATTCATTTGTCAAAAAAGAATCCAAAACAGTCACCAAAAAAAGAATCCAGGATGTTTTTGTCCAAACCTCTTTCAAAAACCCTACACTGAGCAGTATATCTCAAGCAGGCTTGGTCAATAATCTAAACGATGGAATGGTATGGGGGCTGTTACCGGTTTTTTTGATCAGTCATCAACTAGAGCTTGAAAAAGTTGGAATTGTTGCGGCAGTCTATCCTCTCGTTTGGGGAGTTGGCCAACTGTTTACCGGAAAGATGGCAGACCATTTCTCGAAAAAAAAGATGATCGTTTTTGGGATGTTGCTCCAAGGTCTGACCCTTCTGGTTTTGCCTGAATTTGTGGGTTACTATTTCCAAATTGGATTGATGGTTCTTTTGGGACTTGGAACCGCCTTGGTATACCCCACTTTTATGGCCTCTATCGCAGCTTTCACCCATCCCATGCAAAGAGCTGAAAGTATTGGTACTTTCAGGCTTTGGCGGGATTTGGGCTATGCGATCGGTGCAATTTTTTCAGGAATTCTTGCAGATCAATGGGGAATAGAAGTCAGTATTTATTTTATAGGTATTTTGACCATCCTATCCTCCCTAATCGTACAACTAAGAATGAAGCATTACTAA